The Rhinopithecus roxellana isolate Shanxi Qingling chromosome 13, ASM756505v1, whole genome shotgun sequence genome contains a region encoding:
- the VPS16 gene encoding vacuolar protein sorting-associated protein 16 homolog isoform X1: protein MDCYTANWNPLGDSAFYRKYELYSMDWDLKEELRDCLVAAAPYGGPIALLRNPWRKEKAASVRPVLDIYSASGMPLASLLWKSGPVVSLGWSAEEELLCVQEDGAVLVYGLHGDFRRHFSMGNEVLQNRVLDARIFHTEFGSGVAILTGAHRFTLSANVGDLKLRRMPEVPGLQSAPSCWTALCQDRVAHVLLAVGPDLYLLDHAACSAVTPPGLAPGVSSFLQMAVSFTYRHLALFTDTGYIWMGTASLKEKLCEFNCNIRAPPKQMVWCSRPRSKERAVVVAWERRLMVVGDASESIQFVLDEDSYLVPELDGVRIFSRSTHEFLHEVPAASEEIFKIASMAPGALLLEAQKEYEKESQKADEYLREIQELGQLTQAVQQCIEAAGHEHQPDMQKSLLRAASFGKCFLDRFPPNSFVHMCQDLRVLNAVRDYHIGIPLTYSQYKQLTIQVLLDRLVLRRLYPLAIQICEYLRLPEVQGVSRILAHWACYKVQQKDVSDEDVARAINQKLGDTPGVSYSDIAARAYGCGRTELAIKLLEYEPRSGEQVPLLLKMKRSKLALSKAIESGDTDLVFTVLLHLKNELNRGDFFMTLRNQPMALSLYRQFCKHQELETLKDLYNQDDNHQELGSFHIRASYAAEERIEGRVAALQTAADAFYKAKNEFAAKATEDQMRLLRLQRRLEDELGGQFLDLSLHDTVTTLILGGHNKRAEQLARDFRIPDKRLWWLKLTALADLEDWEELEKFSKSKKSPIGYLPFVEICMKQHNKYEAKKYASRVGPEQKVKALLLVGDVAQAADVAIEHRNEAELSLVLSHCTGATDGATADKIQRARAQAQKNV from the exons ATGGACTGCTACACGGCGAACTGGAACCCACTCGGGGACTCTGCTTTTTACCG GAAATATGAGCTGTACAGCATGGACTGGGACCTGAAGGAGGAACTCAGAGATTGCCTGGTGGCTGCTGCACCCTATGGGGGCCCCATTG CACTGCTGAGGAACCCCTGGCGGAAGGAGAAAGCTGCCAGTGTGAGGCCAGTGCTCGATATATACTCTGCTTCCGGCATGCCCCTGGCCAGCCTGCTG TGGAAGAGTGGACCCGTGGTGTCCCTGGGCTGGTCAGCTGAGGAGGAGCTGCTCTGTGTGCAGGAAGATGGTGCTGTACTGGTTTACGGGCTTCATGGTGACTTCCGGAGACATTTCAGCATGGGCAAT GAAGTGCTCCAGAACCGCGTTCTGGATGCCCGGATCTTTCATACTGAGTTTGGTTCTGGAGTGGCCATCCTCACAGGGGCCCACCGCTTCACCCTCAGTGCCAATGTGGGTGACCTCAAACTCCGCCGGATGCCAGAGGTGCCAG GTCTGCAAAGTGCACCCTCCTGCTGGACTGCGCTGTGCCAGGACCGAGTGGCACACGTTCTTCTGGCTGTGGGGCCTGATCTTTATCTTTTGGACCATGCAGCCTGCTCCGCAGTG ACGCCCCCTGGCCTGGCCCCAGGAGTAAGCAGCTTCCTACAGATGGCTGTCTCCTTCACCTACCGACACCTGGCACTCTTCACGGACACAGGCTACATCTGGATGGGAACGGCATCACTCAAG GAGAAGCTATGTGAGTTCAACTGCAACATCCGGGCACCTCCAAAGCAGATGGTCTG GTGCAGCCGTCCTCGTAGCAAGGAGAGGGCCGTGGTGGTGGCCTGGGAGAGGCGGCTGATGGTGGTGGGCGATGCATCTGAGAGCATCCA GTTTGTGCTGGACGAGGACTCCTACCTGGTGCCTGAGCTTGATGGGGTCCGCATCTTCTCCCGCAGCACCCACGAGTTCCTGCATGAGGTTCCAG CGGCCAGCGAGGAGATCTTCAAAATTGCCTCAATGGCCCCCGGGGCGCTGCTCCTGGAGGCTCAGAAGGAGTATGAG AAAGAGAGCCAGAAGGCGGACGAGTACCTGCGGGAGATCCAGGAGCTGGGCCAGCTGACCCAGGCTGTGCAGCAGTGCATTGAGGCTGCAGGACATGAGCACCAGCCAGACATGCAGAAGAGTCTGCTCAGG GCTGCTTCCTTCGGAAAGTGTTTCCTGGACAGATTTCCACCCAACAGCTTCGTGCACATGTGTCAGGACCTGCGTGTGCTCAATGCTGTTCGGGACTATCACATTGGGATCCCACTCACCTATAGCCA atacaagCAACTCACCATCCAGGTGCTGCTGGACAG GCTTGTGTTGCGGAGGCTTTACCCCCTGGCCATCCAGATATGCGAGTACTTGCGCCTTCCTGAAGTACAGGGCGTCAGCAGGATCCTGGCCCACTGGGCCTGCTACAAG GTTCAACAGAAGGATGTCTCAGATGAGGATGTGGCTCGAGCCATTAACCAGAAGCTGGGGGACACGCCTGGTGTCTCTTACTCCGACATTGCTGCACGAGCCTATGGCTGTGGCCGCACAGAGCTGGCCATCAAG CTGCTGGAGTATGAGCCACGCTCAGGGGAGCAGGTACCCCTTCTCCTAAAGATGAAGAGGAGCAAACTGGCACTAAGCAAGGCCATTGAGAGCGGGGACACTGATCTGG TGTTCACGGTGTTGCTGCACCTGAAGAATGAGCTGAACCGAGGAGATTTTTTCATGACCCTTCGAAATCAGCCCATGGCCCTGAGTTTGTACCGACAG TTCTGTAAGCATCAGGAGCTAGAGACGCTGAAGGACCTTTACAATCAGGATGACAATCACCAGGAATTGGGCAGCTTCCACATCCGAGCCAGCTATGCTGCAGAAGAG CGTATTGAGGGGCGAGTAGCAGCTCTGCAAACAGCCGCCGATGCCTTCTACAAGGCCAAGAATGAGTTTGCAGCCAAG GCTACAGAGGATCAAATGCGACTCCTACGGCTGCAGCGGCGCCTAGAAGACGAGCTGGGGGGCCAGTTCCTAGACCTGTCTCTACATGACACGGTTACCACCCTCATTCTTGGCGGTCACAACAAGCGTGCAGAGCAGCTGGCACGTGACTTCCGCATCCCTGACAAGAG GCTCTGGTGGCTGAAGCTGACTGCCCTGGCAGATTTGGAGGACTGGGAAGAGCTAGAGAAGTTTTCCAAGAGCAAGAAATCACCCATTGGCTACCTG CCTTTTGTGGAGATCTGCATGAAACAACACAACAAATATGAAGCCAAGAAGTATGCTTCCCGTGTGGGTCCCGAGCAGAAGGTCAAGGCTTTGCTTCTTGTTGG CGATGTGGCTCAGGCTGCAGATGTGGCCATCGAACACCGGAATGAGGCTGAGCTGAGCCTCGTATTGTCCCACTGCACGGGAGCCACAGATGGGGCCACAGCTGACAAGATTCAACGGGCCAGGGCACAAGCCCAGAAGAA TGTCTGA
- the VPS16 gene encoding vacuolar protein sorting-associated protein 16 homolog isoform X2 produces MDCYTANWNPLGDSAFYRKYELYSMDWDLKEELRDCLVAAAPYGGPIALLRNPWRKEKAASVRPVLDIYSASGMPLASLLWKSGPVVSLGWSAEEELLCVQEDGAVLVYGLHGDFRRHFSMGNEVLQNRVLDARIFHTEFGSGVAILTGAHRFTLSANVGDLKLRRMPEVPGLQSAPSCWTALCQDRVAHVLLAVGPDLYLLDHAACSAVTPPGLAPGVSSFLQMAVSFTYRHLALFTDTGYIWMGTASLKEKLCEFNCNIRAPPKQMVWCSRPRSKERAVVVAWERRLMVVGDASESIQFVLDEDSYLVPELDGVRIFSRSTHEFLHEVPAASEEIFKIASMAPGALLLEAQKEYEKESQKADEYLREIQELGQLTQAVQQCIEAAGHEHQPDMQKSLLRAASFGKCFLDRFPPNSFVHMCQDLRVLNAVRDYHIGIPLTYSQYKQLTIQVLLDRLVLRRLYPLAIQICEYLRLPEVQGVSRILAHWACYKVQQKDVSDEDVARAINQKLGDTPGVSYSDIAARAYGCGRTELAIKLLEYEPRSGEQVPLLLKMKRSKLALSKAIESGDTDLVFTVLLHLKNELNRGDFFMTLRNQPMALSLYRQFCKHQELETLKDLYNQDDNHQELGSFHIRASYAAEERIEGRVAALQTAADAFYKAKNEFAAKATEDQMRLLRLQRRLEDELGGQFLDLSLHDTVTTLILGGHNKRAEQLARDFRIPDKRLWWLKLTALADLEDWEELEKFSKSKKSPIGYLPFVEICMKQHNKYEAKKYASRVGPEQKVKALLLVGDVAQAADVAIEHRNEAELSLVLSHCTGATDGATADKIQRARAQAQKK; encoded by the exons ATGGACTGCTACACGGCGAACTGGAACCCACTCGGGGACTCTGCTTTTTACCG GAAATATGAGCTGTACAGCATGGACTGGGACCTGAAGGAGGAACTCAGAGATTGCCTGGTGGCTGCTGCACCCTATGGGGGCCCCATTG CACTGCTGAGGAACCCCTGGCGGAAGGAGAAAGCTGCCAGTGTGAGGCCAGTGCTCGATATATACTCTGCTTCCGGCATGCCCCTGGCCAGCCTGCTG TGGAAGAGTGGACCCGTGGTGTCCCTGGGCTGGTCAGCTGAGGAGGAGCTGCTCTGTGTGCAGGAAGATGGTGCTGTACTGGTTTACGGGCTTCATGGTGACTTCCGGAGACATTTCAGCATGGGCAAT GAAGTGCTCCAGAACCGCGTTCTGGATGCCCGGATCTTTCATACTGAGTTTGGTTCTGGAGTGGCCATCCTCACAGGGGCCCACCGCTTCACCCTCAGTGCCAATGTGGGTGACCTCAAACTCCGCCGGATGCCAGAGGTGCCAG GTCTGCAAAGTGCACCCTCCTGCTGGACTGCGCTGTGCCAGGACCGAGTGGCACACGTTCTTCTGGCTGTGGGGCCTGATCTTTATCTTTTGGACCATGCAGCCTGCTCCGCAGTG ACGCCCCCTGGCCTGGCCCCAGGAGTAAGCAGCTTCCTACAGATGGCTGTCTCCTTCACCTACCGACACCTGGCACTCTTCACGGACACAGGCTACATCTGGATGGGAACGGCATCACTCAAG GAGAAGCTATGTGAGTTCAACTGCAACATCCGGGCACCTCCAAAGCAGATGGTCTG GTGCAGCCGTCCTCGTAGCAAGGAGAGGGCCGTGGTGGTGGCCTGGGAGAGGCGGCTGATGGTGGTGGGCGATGCATCTGAGAGCATCCA GTTTGTGCTGGACGAGGACTCCTACCTGGTGCCTGAGCTTGATGGGGTCCGCATCTTCTCCCGCAGCACCCACGAGTTCCTGCATGAGGTTCCAG CGGCCAGCGAGGAGATCTTCAAAATTGCCTCAATGGCCCCCGGGGCGCTGCTCCTGGAGGCTCAGAAGGAGTATGAG AAAGAGAGCCAGAAGGCGGACGAGTACCTGCGGGAGATCCAGGAGCTGGGCCAGCTGACCCAGGCTGTGCAGCAGTGCATTGAGGCTGCAGGACATGAGCACCAGCCAGACATGCAGAAGAGTCTGCTCAGG GCTGCTTCCTTCGGAAAGTGTTTCCTGGACAGATTTCCACCCAACAGCTTCGTGCACATGTGTCAGGACCTGCGTGTGCTCAATGCTGTTCGGGACTATCACATTGGGATCCCACTCACCTATAGCCA atacaagCAACTCACCATCCAGGTGCTGCTGGACAG GCTTGTGTTGCGGAGGCTTTACCCCCTGGCCATCCAGATATGCGAGTACTTGCGCCTTCCTGAAGTACAGGGCGTCAGCAGGATCCTGGCCCACTGGGCCTGCTACAAG GTTCAACAGAAGGATGTCTCAGATGAGGATGTGGCTCGAGCCATTAACCAGAAGCTGGGGGACACGCCTGGTGTCTCTTACTCCGACATTGCTGCACGAGCCTATGGCTGTGGCCGCACAGAGCTGGCCATCAAG CTGCTGGAGTATGAGCCACGCTCAGGGGAGCAGGTACCCCTTCTCCTAAAGATGAAGAGGAGCAAACTGGCACTAAGCAAGGCCATTGAGAGCGGGGACACTGATCTGG TGTTCACGGTGTTGCTGCACCTGAAGAATGAGCTGAACCGAGGAGATTTTTTCATGACCCTTCGAAATCAGCCCATGGCCCTGAGTTTGTACCGACAG TTCTGTAAGCATCAGGAGCTAGAGACGCTGAAGGACCTTTACAATCAGGATGACAATCACCAGGAATTGGGCAGCTTCCACATCCGAGCCAGCTATGCTGCAGAAGAG CGTATTGAGGGGCGAGTAGCAGCTCTGCAAACAGCCGCCGATGCCTTCTACAAGGCCAAGAATGAGTTTGCAGCCAAG GCTACAGAGGATCAAATGCGACTCCTACGGCTGCAGCGGCGCCTAGAAGACGAGCTGGGGGGCCAGTTCCTAGACCTGTCTCTACATGACACGGTTACCACCCTCATTCTTGGCGGTCACAACAAGCGTGCAGAGCAGCTGGCACGTGACTTCCGCATCCCTGACAAGAG GCTCTGGTGGCTGAAGCTGACTGCCCTGGCAGATTTGGAGGACTGGGAAGAGCTAGAGAAGTTTTCCAAGAGCAAGAAATCACCCATTGGCTACCTG CCTTTTGTGGAGATCTGCATGAAACAACACAACAAATATGAAGCCAAGAAGTATGCTTCCCGTGTGGGTCCCGAGCAGAAGGTCAAGGCTTTGCTTCTTGTTGG CGATGTGGCTCAGGCTGCAGATGTGGCCATCGAACACCGGAATGAGGCTGAGCTGAGCCTCGTATTGTCCCACTGCACGGGAGCCACAGATGGGGCCACAGCTGACAAGATTCAACGGGCCAGGGCACAAGCCCAGAAGAAGTAA
- the PCED1A gene encoding PC-esterase domain-containing protein 1A isoform X1 produces MVFCLSSEEPRRPLRSDMVHFQASEVQQLLHNKFVVILGDSIQRAVYKDLVLLLQKDSLLTAAQLKAKGELSFEQDQLVAGGQLGELHNGTQYREVRQFCSGSGHHLVRFYFLTRVYSEYLEDVLEELTYGPAPDLVIINSCLWDLSRYGRCSMESYRKNLERVFVRMDQVLPDSCLLVWNMAMPLGERITGGFLLPELQPLAGSLRRDVVEGNFYSATLAGDHCFDVLDLHFHFRHAVQHRHRDGVHWDQHAHRHLSHLLLTHVADAWGVELPKRDYPPDPWIEDWAEMNHPFQGSHRQTPAFGEHLALLPPPPSPLPPPMPLPYPLPQPSPPPLFPPLPQDTPFFPGQPFPPHEFFNYNPVEDFSMPPHLGCGPGVNFVPGPLPPPIPGPNPHGQHWGPVVHRGMPRYVPNSPYHVRRMGGPCRQRLRHSERLIHTYKLDRRPPAHSGTWPG; encoded by the exons ATGGTCTTCTGTCTGTCGAGCGAGGAACCGCGTCGCCCGCTACGAAGCGACATGGTCCACTTCCAGGCCTCAGAAGTCCAGCAGCTGCTACACAACAAGTTCGTGGTCATCTTGGGGGACTCCA TTCAGCGGGCTGTGTACAAGGACCTGGTGCTCTTGCTCCAGAAAGACTCACTGCTCACAGCTGCCCAGCTGAAAGCCAAG GGGGAGCTGAGCTTTGAACAGGACCAGCTGGTGGCTGGGGGCCAGCTGGGCGAGCTACACAACGGGACACAGTACCGTGAGGTCCGCCAGTTCTGCTCGGGCTCTGGCCACCACCTTGTGCGCTTCTACTTCCTCACTCGTGTTTACTCCGAGTACCTTGAGGATGTTCTGGAAGAGCTGACATATGGACCTGCTCCAGACCTGGTGATCATCAACTCCTGCCTCTGGGATCTCTCCAG ATATGGTCGCTGCTCAATGGAGAGCTACCGCAAGAACCTGGAGCGGGTGTTTGTGCGCATGGACCAAGTATTGCCAGACTCCTGCCTGCTGGTGTGGAACATGGCGATGCCCCTCGGGGAGCGTATCACTGGGGGTTTCCTCCTGCCAGAG CTCCAGCCCCTGGCAGGCTCCCTGCGGCGGGATGTGGTTGAAGGGAACTTCTACAGTGCTACGCTGGCTGGGGACCACTGCTTTGATGTCCTAGATCTCCACTTTCATTTCCGGCATGCGGTACAGCACCGTCATCGGGATGGTGTCCACTGGGACCAGCATGCACACCGCCACCTCTCACACCTGCTTCTGACCCACGTGGCTGACGCCTGGGGCGTGGAGCTGCCCAAGCGTGACTATCCCCCTG ACCCGTGGATTGAGGACTGGGCAGAGATGAATCATCCATTCCAGGGAAGCCATAGGCAGACCCCAGCCTTCGGGGAGCACCTGGCCttgctcccacccccaccctctccTTTGCCCCCTCCCATGCCTCTTCCCTACCCACTTCCTCAGCCCTCGCCACCTCCCCtcttcccacccctgccccaggatACCCCTTTTTTCCCAGGCCAGCCCTTCCCACCCCATGAATTCTTCAACTATAATCCAGTGGAGGACTTCTCGATGCCACCCCACTTAG GATGTGGCCCTGGAGTGAACTTTGTGCCTGGCCCTCTGCCACCTCCAATCCCTGGCCCTAATCCCCATGGTCAGCACTGGGGCCCAGTGGTCCATCGGGGGATGCCACGCTATGTTCCTAACAGCCCCTACCATGTGCGGAGAATGGGAGGGCCCTGCAGGCAGCGGCTCAGACACTCAGAGAGACTGATCCACACATACAAACTGGACAGACGGCCTCCTGCCCATTCGGGGACATGGCCTGGGTAG
- the PCED1A gene encoding PC-esterase domain-containing protein 1A isoform X2 produces MVFCLSSEEPRRPLRSDMVHFQASEVQQLLHNKFVVILGDSIQRAVYKDLVLLLQKDSLLTAAQLKAKGELSFEQDQLVAGGQLGELHNGTQYREVRQFCSGSGHHLVRFYFLTRVYSEYLEDVLEELTYGPAPDLVIINSCLWDLSRYGRCSMESYRKNLERVFVRMDQVLPDSCLLVWNMAMPLGERITGGFLLPEHRHRDGVHWDQHAHRHLSHLLLTHVADAWGVELPKRDYPPDPWIEDWAEMNHPFQGSHRQTPAFGEHLALLPPPPSPLPPPMPLPYPLPQPSPPPLFPPLPQDTPFFPGQPFPPHEFFNYNPVEDFSMPPHLGCGPGVNFVPGPLPPPIPGPNPHGQHWGPVVHRGMPRYVPNSPYHVRRMGGPCRQRLRHSERLIHTYKLDRRPPAHSGTWPG; encoded by the exons ATGGTCTTCTGTCTGTCGAGCGAGGAACCGCGTCGCCCGCTACGAAGCGACATGGTCCACTTCCAGGCCTCAGAAGTCCAGCAGCTGCTACACAACAAGTTCGTGGTCATCTTGGGGGACTCCA TTCAGCGGGCTGTGTACAAGGACCTGGTGCTCTTGCTCCAGAAAGACTCACTGCTCACAGCTGCCCAGCTGAAAGCCAAG GGGGAGCTGAGCTTTGAACAGGACCAGCTGGTGGCTGGGGGCCAGCTGGGCGAGCTACACAACGGGACACAGTACCGTGAGGTCCGCCAGTTCTGCTCGGGCTCTGGCCACCACCTTGTGCGCTTCTACTTCCTCACTCGTGTTTACTCCGAGTACCTTGAGGATGTTCTGGAAGAGCTGACATATGGACCTGCTCCAGACCTGGTGATCATCAACTCCTGCCTCTGGGATCTCTCCAG ATATGGTCGCTGCTCAATGGAGAGCTACCGCAAGAACCTGGAGCGGGTGTTTGTGCGCATGGACCAAGTATTGCCAGACTCCTGCCTGCTGGTGTGGAACATGGCGATGCCCCTCGGGGAGCGTATCACTGGGGGTTTCCTCCTGCCAGAG CACCGTCATCGGGATGGTGTCCACTGGGACCAGCATGCACACCGCCACCTCTCACACCTGCTTCTGACCCACGTGGCTGACGCCTGGGGCGTGGAGCTGCCCAAGCGTGACTATCCCCCTG ACCCGTGGATTGAGGACTGGGCAGAGATGAATCATCCATTCCAGGGAAGCCATAGGCAGACCCCAGCCTTCGGGGAGCACCTGGCCttgctcccacccccaccctctccTTTGCCCCCTCCCATGCCTCTTCCCTACCCACTTCCTCAGCCCTCGCCACCTCCCCtcttcccacccctgccccaggatACCCCTTTTTTCCCAGGCCAGCCCTTCCCACCCCATGAATTCTTCAACTATAATCCAGTGGAGGACTTCTCGATGCCACCCCACTTAG GATGTGGCCCTGGAGTGAACTTTGTGCCTGGCCCTCTGCCACCTCCAATCCCTGGCCCTAATCCCCATGGTCAGCACTGGGGCCCAGTGGTCCATCGGGGGATGCCACGCTATGTTCCTAACAGCCCCTACCATGTGCGGAGAATGGGAGGGCCCTGCAGGCAGCGGCTCAGACACTCAGAGAGACTGATCCACACATACAAACTGGACAGACGGCCTCCTGCCCATTCGGGGACATGGCCTGGGTAG